A single window of Alosa alosa isolate M-15738 ecotype Scorff River chromosome 11, AALO_Geno_1.1, whole genome shotgun sequence DNA harbors:
- the LOC125303484 gene encoding trichohyalin-like, which translates to MDKITKVRQEVELQKKSFEEEVQEKKREEERRQQELKEEWIRLEGERKKMEEERRELEQRELEFQKEKLEEEARMERESEARKREDESRKLKDEWRKIETERKELEMQRESAEVRQRELEAAWRYFETEKRAMEEEQDTLQRNEARTRRDLEDEWDKLNTERKKMEERMGLELRQLESLKNQLQDMEQKMRERESQRKEKEMKQKREMAGEWKKIEEEISRMEAQQKRFLEEEWRKIAVEKQRMQQQRSMEELECRQLKERVQEKEHKLSEKVALRREREALRRQQLEEEWTRMETERRTMALQSQEMHLQTQLQRERLMKTKQKRENLLALEEQQAAERKKIEQDERRLERSRLRVEAEQREVEMERERLLARERRLREQASAMREEDYAHLRELDVEWRQLEREKKRLAQRKKPGRPVPARTVDYNIFSSCESDENDFGVMETDTKRHVVFKQPKQQRGGTQLSSNELNESDDSSPWDADENASRPVVQKKKTRRLTPPEQSPAAEVEASTSHMAEPVVEKAIEKKKKVVKKKKAVKELTDDNLFNQELVMFKQELKAAAIVEASNNHMMEPVMEMADEKKQEPEKKKKIQKKKMAKKEPTDDDLFNQELEASAVVEASNNHMMEPVMEMADEKKQEPEKKKKIQKKKMAKKEPTDDEMINQELDLLRHELEADMENQKTATANTETKMEEAEEEDDDALIRQEMELLEQDESTKQKGKDKKSKGACSVVSPYSYAGIIGVPVCQKSELPPTLSLCPVPCPLLLPVAPATLHSAPEPSGPVQTLL; encoded by the exons ATGGACAAGATCACCAAGGTGAGACAGGAGGTCGAACTCCAAAAGAAGAGTTTCGAGGAAGAGGTccaggaaaagaagagagaagaggagcggAGACAGCAGGAGCTGAAAGAGGAGTGGATAAggcttgagggagagagaaagaagatggaggaggagaggagggagctgGAGCAGAGGGAGTTGGAGTTCCAAAAGGAGAAATTGGAGGAGGAGgcgaggatggagagagagagcgaggcaCGGAAGAGAGAGGACGAGAGCAGGAAGTTGAAGGATGAGTGGAGAAAGattgagacagagaggaaggagCTTGAAATGCAGCGGGAGAGCGCAgaggtgaggcagagagagttaGAGGCCGCATGGAGGTATTTCGAGACTGAGAAGAGGGCcatggaggaggagcaggacacCCTGCAACGCAATGAGGCCAGGACAAGGCGAGACCTGGAGGACGAGTGGGACAAGCTCAACACCGAAAGGAAAAAGATGGAGGAAAGAATGGGGCTGGAACTGAGGCAGCTGGAGTCCCTAAAAAACCAGCTCCAGGACATGGAgcagaagatgagagagagggagtcccagaggaaagagaaggaaatgaaacaaaaaagagagatggcGGGGGAGTGGAAGAAGATTGAGGAAGAGATAAGCCGAATGGAGGCCCAGCAGAAGAGGTTCCTGGAGGAGGAATGGCGGAAGATCGCCGTGGAGAAGCAGCGCATGCAGCAGCAGCGCAGCATGGAAGAACTGGAGTGCAGGCAGCTGAAGGAGCGCGTTCAGGAGAAGGAGCACAAGCTGTCCGAGAAGGTGGCTCtgcggagagagagggaggcgcTGAGACGacagcagctggaggaggagtggaCGAGAATGGAGACCGAGAGGAGGACCATGGCGCTCCAGAGCCAGGAGATGCACCTCCAGACCCAGCTGCAGCGGGAGAGACTGATGAAGACCAAGCAGAAGCGCGAGAACCTGTTGGCTCTTGAGGAGCAGCAGGCCGCCGAGAGGAAGAAGATTGAGCAGGACGAGAGGAGGCTGGAGAGGAGCCGCCTGAGGGTGGAGGCCGagcagagggaggtggagatggagagggagagattgctGGCCAGGGAGAGGAGGCTGAGGGAACAGGCGTCTGCCATGAGAGAGGAGGACTACGCACACCTGCGGGAGCTCGACGTCGAGTGGAGACAactggagagggagaagaagcgGCTGGCTCAGAGGAAGAAGCCAGGCCGTCCCGTGCCGGCCCGTACTGTGGATTACAACATATTCTCATCCTGTGAGTCAGACGAGAATGACTTTGGAGTCATGGAAACTGACACCAAACGTCATGTCGTATTCAAGCAACCAAAGCAACAGCGAGGAGGCACCCAACTGAGCTCAAATGAGCTCAACGAATCAGATGATTCCTCTCCATGGGATGCTGATGAAAATGCCTCTCGGCCAGTCGTTCAGAAAAAGAAGACCAGACGTCTCACCCCTCCTGAGCAATCACCAGCCGCGGAAGTGGAAGCAAGCACCAGCCATATGGCAGAGCCTGTGGTGGAGAAAGCCattgagaaaaagaagaaagttGTTAAAAAGAAGAAAGCTGTGAAAGAGCTGACCGATGACAACCTGTTCAACCAGGAGCTTGTCATGTTCAAGCAAGAGCTGAAGGCTGCTGCGATAGTGGAAGCAAGCAACAACCACATGATGGAGCCTGTGATGGAGATGGCCGATGAGAAAAAGCAGGAGCccgagaaaaagaagaagattcAGAAAAAGAAGATGGCTAAAAAGGAGCCGACTGATGACGACCTGTTCAACCAGGAACTGGAGGCTTCTGCGGTAGTGGAAGCAAGCAACAACCACATGATGGAGCCTGTGATGGAGATGGCCGATGAGAAAAAGCAGGAGCccgagaaaaagaagaagattcAGAAAAAGAAGATGGCTAAAAAGGAGCCGACGGATGACGAGATGATTAACCAGGAGCTTGACTTGCTCAGGCATGAGCTGGAAGCAGACATGGAGAATCAAAAGACAGCAACagcaaacacagaaacaaagatggaggaggcagaggaggaggatgacgaTGCTTTAATCCGGCAAGAGATGGAACTTCTGGAGCAGGATGAATCAACAAAGCAGAAAGGCAAAGACAAAAAGTCAAAAGGCG CCTGTAGTGTGGTCTCTCCTTATTCATACGCCGGCATTATCGGAGTGCCCGTCTGCCAAAAATCAGAGCTGCCCCCTACCCTGTCTCTGTGCCCTGTCCCttgtcccctgctgctgcccgTTGCCCCTGCCACCCTCCACAGTGCCCCCGAGCCATCTGGACCTGTCCAGACACTACTGTGA